GAGTATTCGTTGTGCCAAAGTCGATTCCTATACTGGCGGATTTCATTGGTATTATACTTGATGACATAATAAAAATCAGGAACCGGCAGCAAGAATCCCCAGAAGACCGCCACCCACTATTTTAGCGGCAGTTTCCCAGTCTGAGCTTCCAGAATCATCAGGTGTCGTTAAAATACGTCCCAGGATAGGAGGATATTCAGCCGATTCTATCCAGAACATTTCATTTTCACTCAAGCTTGCATCATCGCTAAATTCCACCCATCCTATAGAAGGAGGCTCTTGATTGGTATTCAAATATATAGGACTTGTACTAGCTCCTCCTTCTTTGCGGACGATGACATTGCTGATACTTCCATCCCTGCACGCGAGTCTGAGAATAAAACCGTCAAAGAATCCTTCTTCCCACCACATGGCAAGCGGAGGAGAGCCACGCATGAAATCGCTTATTTTGATTATATTCCTAAGATCCATTCTTGAACAGCGGGCTCCCGAATATACTTCGACGTATAAGTCTTCGCCCAATTCTAAATCGTAATCCAGAGGATTAATCTTCAGCTCATCATCCGAAGACAAAGAGGAGGGTATCTCTATTGTTCTGTCCAACTGTTTGTCACCGCAACAAATCCTGATTTTAATGTTATGTAAAGTATGGGAATTTTCATTTTTGAGAACCAGTTGAGGAGGGAACTGGGTTACAAGCTGCTCCAATCGTTCCTGTGCCAGCAGAGGCATCGCAATGCTTCTTTCATAGACATTCCATACGCATGCAAAAGGACTTGGTTCAAGTCTGATCGCACAATTCAACTCTTTGTCTCCTGGTATACAAGATGCTCCCAGTCTGCAAACATTCCAGAACCTGTTCAATACTTGTTTGCTTTGTGATTCGTTGTCCAGTTCTTCGGAATACAGAAACAACGCTGCCGGCTCTCCATAACTTGCAGCCTTCCTTAGCAAACTGATTCCTTTGTCTTTGTCTGGTGCAAAAATGGAATGATCTTCTCCGCACAATAAACCTCCCTTAAAAAGAAAAGAGAAGAGATCCCCCTGTTTACAACCTTCATCCAATAACTTGCGAATTTCTTCTCTGGCAGACGGACTCTCTTCGACATCCTTTGACAACAAGGCAGCTACAAGGAAACCAAAACGCGTAGGCAGATTTGAGATCTTGAAATTAAGTCTGGCGAGGCGTTCCAGTTCCCGAGTGTCAGGCTTTTCCTTCGATAATTCATTTTTCATCAATGAATCGTAGCGCAAAATCTCATCAATGCCTGCAACAGGCTGAGAACAGGTTCTTTTAAGCTTATCAGAAAAATCTTTTACTTTTTGCTGATCCATGGGAACGCCTTTTCCTGTCCTCCACGCTTCTGACAAATGGTAATAGGCCGGGAAGTAGCCGCGTTCAATCAGAAACTCGGCGAGCTTGAAGGCAAAGCTTGGATCTCGCGGAACCCCAAATCCCTCCCGATAGCACTCGCATAGCATGTAAGCGGCATTCAAATCTCCCTGCTCATATCCTCTTGTAAAATAATTAGCGGCTTCCCGGTAATCGATTCGATGGCCGTTAATCCCGTGCAGATATTCCAGCCCCTCTATATACAAAGGTTTTTCTTTTGCGTCTCCAGAATCCTGTAAAACAAGCTCCAATTCAATATCTCCTAGCCCCTTGGTTTTAGAGGCAGGGAGGCGCAATCTTGTCCCGGCAGCAACTCCAGACGGAATGCGCACATCAAATTGATTCCCTTGAATATCAACAGTCTTTACACACCCGGAAAGCATTTCCCAAGCCTCGACATTCAATTTATGAGGTTGTCTTTTTGAGGAAGAGGAATCATCTCCCATGCCGGACAGATCATTTCCCGGAATCTGGGAACTTTCCCTTTGTTGAATATCGAAAAGTGCTGCTCCCAGTCCGACGGCTTCCATGCCTTTGTCCCAGAATTTGCAGGGGATACTTGTCCTTTGCTCCAACAGTTCCCTGAGCCGGGGTGTCTTGCTGCTTCCTCCCACCAGAAGAATAATATTGGGGGGTGGCTGATGGTCGGCAGCCAGCCGAGCTAGAATATCTTCGACCATTTGAACAACTTTTCCAAGTTGAGAACCAATGACCTCTTCCCATTCCTGCCGGAATATGGAAATGCGTTGAAGTCCCTCCTGCAGAGGAAGCAGCAATGTATAATCATTTAATAAAGAGAGTTTTTCCTTCGCTTGTCTGATTCTTTTCCGTAAAGCATACCGTTTGGCAACAGGTTCCTTCCCTAAATCAATTCCGAATTTCAGTTTTAATCTGTTGGCTACATGATTCCACATGATCGTGTCCAATACTTCCCCTCCCATGGTTTCGTCTCCCCGGCTGTAGGCTTTTTGAACCTTGAAGCCTTCTTCAGTACGCTGGACCAGGCTTAAATCGAGGGTGCCTCCTCCCCAGTCCACAATTAAAGCCGAACCCTTAAAGGCTTCTTCCGGACACAATGTGCAAAAGGCTTTTCCTGCAGCTTCCGGCTCCGGCACGAGAATCACCTCCTGAAATCCCGCTTTTTGTGCCGCCTTCTTCAGATCCGCTTTGCGAGCCGGGCTGAAACTGACGGGAATGGTGATGACTGCCCGGTCCAGGTGATAATGGCCTTGAAGGGATTCCTGTTCGCATTTTTCACGAATATGCTTCAGGAATTCCATGGTCAGTTCGACAGCGGAATATTCCTTTTCCGAATTTTCCCGTTTCAGTGTCCTAGTTCCACCGAGCCACAGTTTGAACCCTCTCACATAGCCGGATGAATCATATTCGCAATAATCATTTGCATCGTCTCCGAAACAGGGACTTCCTCCGGAATCGATGTGGATGGTCGTAGGCATGCTGTCGCTGCTCCGTCCCAAACGGCTCAGCACCGGAAATTTGCTCTTGTCTTCAATGTATGAAACAAGTGTATTTGTTGTTCCAAAATCAATACCTATGCAGATGGATTTCATGATCTTTTTTCATTAAAAGGGGATTGGATACTTTCCATTCGATGCCGTATATGTTCGGCTGTTGTTCGCGTTTCTCTGTCCGGAGCTCCGGTAACGGCTTCACATACGAGAGTGTAGGTTTTGCGAAAGTCATCAGCTCTCTCTTGATCCCAGTTGGAGGAATCAAGAGAACCTTCAAGAAGCAGCCGGATATACTGCCGTGCATCCGGAGGAAGGAATGCCAGAGACTTGTCGAGGGAATCCAGGATTTCTACATCATGATCGAGCTCGGCAAGGAGTTCTTCCTCAATGATGCGGAAACGATCCGCCTCTTCCCAATGTTGGAGCAGTACAGCCAGTTCCTGTTTCCCCTCCGCTTTTTTCTCATAAACCCACAATTTGGTCGAAGGGGCTTCCACTGCCATTTCCAGAATGCTCCAGTGTTCCTGCTCCTGTTCCAGTCTCTCTTGAACTCCTTCCAAGGTCCAGTAAGCATGTTCTATCGTATGGCGGGCTTTGGCCCGGCTTTGTCTTTGTTTGATGATGGCACCCCGCCTGAAGAATTTTTCTTCCAGAAAACTCAGTAATCTGTCTATTCCGCTCAGTTCCCGAAGGGCTTTCTTGTGCCGAACCGCTTCGGAGTTTCCCATGCGGAACATGTGCCGGACAAGCACCCGGAAACTCGGCCACGGCAGCCAGGGACACATGCTCCGGATAGAGGCTTGTTCTTCCTCTCTGTCCCAGCGGGTATCTCTTTTGAGAGCCGCCAGAAGTTCTTCTTCCGAAAGGGAGAGAATAACCGATTGCAGACGATCGAAAAAGCCGTCGGGAGCCAGTTGGGCAGCCAAGGCCAATGGAGCGCTGACGGGAATGATATCGGCAACCACATCCCGCATATGGTTCTTCAGCTGCTCTGCTTTCCTTTCTATATCGCTCATATCTCCTCCGTTGTCCCAGTAGGTATTATCCCAGAGGTGGAATACTCCCACGCTGTTATAGGGGGAGGATCCTGGCAGACAGCCTTTCCTGAAAGTCTGCAGGGATTGTTCATCCGCCTCCTTCCCCAGGTAACCGAAGACGTAAATCAGGGCATCGGCCTTTTCTCCCTCTGCAATGCTGGACTTTTCGGCATCCAGAAAGTTCTGAGCCACTTTTTCATGGTCGTCATTCGCGCTCCCCGTGCCCGGCGTATCGATGATGCGGGTATGTTTCAACGCTTCGGCATCCGAGAATAATTCAAGGAATGAAGTTCTCCTTACCCGGTCGATCACCCGGTCATCCTTCCCGGTCCAGTCGGTATGGAGTTTTTCCAGAGGGAAGGACTCCGCAGGGGCATCCTTCCAATGAACGGTGAAGTATTGATTCATTTCCCGGCTGGCATGGGAAATGCGGTTGATGGTTGCCGTTGCTTCTTCCGATCCCATGATGGCCAGTTCTTTACCGATCAAGGCGTTGACCAGGGAACTTTTCCCGGCCTTAACCCTGCCAAACACGGCGACGCTGAACGGTCGGCAGGCGGCGTCGGCGATGTGATGCAACGCACGGGCTTCTTCGTGTAAAGCCGGGTACTTCTCAAAGAATGCCGCCATTTGCAGCAGGAACGCTTGGAAACGTTCCTGCAGGCGCTTACTGTCCCAGGAGTCTCTCATGGTTCCGGCGGGCCAGGGATCATGTGATAGGAAGATTCCGTTCAATCTGTTGAAGGGCGGACTTCCAGCGAGCCAATTCCGAACGTTTTTTCATCAATTCCTGGGTTGTCATATTTTTCCGTTCGGCCAGTTCCGCAATCTGCCTTTCAAAGCCGTTTTGCGTTTCAGACACCCATGTCTGGATCGCGTTGCCGGCAGTATGCT
This is a stretch of genomic DNA from Akkermansia sp. N21116. It encodes these proteins:
- a CDS encoding Hsp70 family protein, whose protein sequence is MKSICIGIDFGTTNTLVSYIEDKSKFPVLSRLGRSSDSMPTTIHIDSGGSPCFGDDANDYCEYDSSGYVRGFKLWLGGTRTLKRENSEKEYSAVELTMEFLKHIREKCEQESLQGHYHLDRAVITIPVSFSPARKADLKKAAQKAGFQEVILVPEPEAAGKAFCTLCPEEAFKGSALIVDWGGGTLDLSLVQRTEEGFKVQKAYSRGDETMGGEVLDTIMWNHVANRLKLKFGIDLGKEPVAKRYALRKRIRQAKEKLSLLNDYTLLLPLQEGLQRISIFRQEWEEVIGSQLGKVVQMVEDILARLAADHQPPPNIILLVGGSSKTPRLRELLEQRTSIPCKFWDKGMEAVGLGAALFDIQQRESSQIPGNDLSGMGDDSSSSKRQPHKLNVEAWEMLSGCVKTVDIQGNQFDVRIPSGVAAGTRLRLPASKTKGLGDIELELVLQDSGDAKEKPLYIEGLEYLHGINGHRIDYREAANYFTRGYEQGDLNAAYMLCECYREGFGVPRDPSFAFKLAEFLIERGYFPAYYHLSEAWRTGKGVPMDQQKVKDFSDKLKRTCSQPVAGIDEILRYDSLMKNELSKEKPDTRELERLARLNFKISNLPTRFGFLVAALLSKDVEESPSAREEIRKLLDEGCKQGDLFSFLFKGGLLCGEDHSIFAPDKDKGISLLRKAASYGEPAALFLYSEELDNESQSKQVLNRFWNVCRLGASCIPGDKELNCAIRLEPSPFACVWNVYERSIAMPLLAQERLEQLVTQFPPQLVLKNENSHTLHNIKIRICCGDKQLDRTIEIPSSLSSDDELKINPLDYDLELGEDLYVEVYSGARCSRMDLRNIIKISDFMRGSPPLAMWWEEGFFDGFILRLACRDGSISNVIVRKEGGASTSPIYLNTNQEPPSIGWVEFSDDASLSENEMFWIESAEYPPILGRILTTPDDSGSSDWETAAKIVGGGLLGILAAGS
- a CDS encoding dynamin family protein codes for the protein MRDSWDSKRLQERFQAFLLQMAAFFEKYPALHEEARALHHIADAACRPFSVAVFGRVKAGKSSLVNALIGKELAIMGSEEATATINRISHASREMNQYFTVHWKDAPAESFPLEKLHTDWTGKDDRVIDRVRRTSFLELFSDAEALKHTRIIDTPGTGSANDDHEKVAQNFLDAEKSSIAEGEKADALIYVFGYLGKEADEQSLQTFRKGCLPGSSPYNSVGVFHLWDNTYWDNGGDMSDIERKAEQLKNHMRDVVADIIPVSAPLALAAQLAPDGFFDRLQSVILSLSEEELLAALKRDTRWDREEEQASIRSMCPWLPWPSFRVLVRHMFRMGNSEAVRHKKALRELSGIDRLLSFLEEKFFRRGAIIKQRQSRAKARHTIEHAYWTLEGVQERLEQEQEHWSILEMAVEAPSTKLWVYEKKAEGKQELAVLLQHWEEADRFRIIEEELLAELDHDVEILDSLDKSLAFLPPDARQYIRLLLEGSLDSSNWDQERADDFRKTYTLVCEAVTGAPDRETRTTAEHIRHRMESIQSPFNEKRS